A single genomic interval of Tsukamurella paurometabola harbors:
- a CDS encoding HNH endonuclease signature motif containing protein: protein MSATVVREVLRSSAAVLDDRVAVVFDGRITEWLIARSGQSLSVRAVADAAKSLLVRLDPAAARETPPAGPRERLEFHARADGLVDLEAVMPKEQALRLSALVGPVAQSVCRDDGRTLGQRQVAALVALAEGYGSLACLCGKDACDLREARPRTGAVSQEIRALAVIVLNETDLADIVADVADGDAAEPDSEPDLFTDGATCEHEQCDEGAADESGTAAGTDAGAGAGRGAVVLAGDPGITGPVTVEQARELMAAAQTQWRVLGRRDPTTGEVHARGAGGYRPTWYQQLVMRLTYPTCVFPGCSTPSDRCQADHVAEYDHHDPAAGGTTTVAGRGSPGNLLPLCGFHHRIKTETGWLSDVLPDGTVEWRHPAGGVHTVPPGTARDLLPGLERIIWDAPDPIPPQPKNPDGLATAAKRRAKARRALRAENQLLREAHREHRTAEAEERARDRERAEALAAGVTYDDTRPLQPPPF, encoded by the coding sequence GTGAGCGCGACGGTGGTCCGGGAGGTCCTGCGATCATCGGCGGCCGTCCTGGACGATCGGGTCGCGGTCGTCTTCGATGGACGGATCACGGAGTGGTTGATCGCCCGGAGCGGACAGTCGCTGTCGGTGCGGGCGGTGGCGGACGCGGCGAAGAGCCTCCTGGTGCGGTTGGACCCCGCGGCGGCACGGGAGACGCCGCCGGCGGGGCCGCGGGAGCGGCTGGAGTTCCATGCGCGTGCGGACGGGCTGGTGGATCTGGAGGCGGTGATGCCGAAGGAGCAGGCGCTGCGGTTGTCGGCACTGGTCGGGCCGGTGGCGCAGTCGGTGTGCCGGGACGACGGCCGTACCCTGGGGCAGCGGCAGGTCGCCGCGCTCGTCGCGTTGGCCGAGGGCTACGGGAGCCTGGCGTGTCTGTGCGGCAAGGATGCCTGTGACCTCCGGGAGGCCCGTCCGCGGACCGGGGCGGTGTCACAGGAGATCCGAGCCCTGGCGGTGATCGTCCTCAACGAAACCGACCTCGCCGACATCGTTGCCGACGTTGCTGATGGGGACGCCGCCGAGCCTGACTCCGAACCCGATCTGTTCACCGATGGCGCTACCTGCGAGCACGAGCAATGCGATGAGGGTGCCGCCGACGAGAGCGGCACAGCCGCCGGCACCGATGCAGGCGCCGGCGCAGGTCGCGGAGCCGTGGTCCTCGCTGGGGATCCGGGGATCACGGGCCCGGTCACCGTCGAACAGGCGCGGGAGCTGATGGCCGCCGCGCAGACGCAGTGGAGGGTCCTCGGCCGCCGCGACCCCACGACCGGCGAGGTGCACGCCCGCGGCGCCGGAGGCTATCGGCCTACCTGGTATCAGCAGCTCGTCATGCGCCTGACCTACCCCACCTGTGTCTTCCCCGGCTGCAGCACGCCCTCCGACCGGTGTCAGGCCGACCACGTCGCCGAATACGACCACCACGATCCCGCCGCCGGCGGAACCACCACCGTCGCCGGACGCGGCTCACCGGGCAACCTCCTGCCCCTGTGCGGATTCCACCACCGGATCAAGACCGAGACCGGTTGGCTCTCCGACGTCCTACCCGACGGCACCGTCGAATGGCGCCATCCCGCCGGAGGAGTCCACACCGTCCCACCTGGCACCGCCCGAGACCTACTGCCCGGGCTCGAACGGATCATCTGGGACGCGCCCGACCCGATACCGCCACAGCCGAAGAACCCCGACGGACTCGCAACTGCCGCGAAGCGACGCGCGAAGGCACGCCGAGCCCTCCGCGCGGAGAACCAGCTCCTGCGCGAGGCGCACCGCGAACACCGCACCGCCGAGGCGGAGGAGCGCGCCCGGGACCGGGAGCGCGCCGAGGCGCTGGCAGCCGGCGTGACCTACGACGACACGCGGCCGCTCCAACCGCCGCCCTTCTGA
- a CDS encoding DinB family protein produces MPFMAPPAGSERAGLRGFLAQQLDGLRHTAFGLTEEQIRLSPARSTLTVGGLLKHVTLTVDASSARAEAAPALFSDPRLDAMAEGDDFRVGDDETLTALLAGYDAATARVLAVADGADLDAVAPARPAPWFPEGFEGWTVRWILLHIIEEVARHAGHADILREEIDGATGYPLIAAAEGLGDLGFVQPWAPDRD; encoded by the coding sequence ATGCCCTTCATGGCACCCCCGGCCGGATCCGAGCGGGCGGGTCTCCGCGGCTTCCTCGCGCAGCAGCTCGACGGTCTGCGGCACACCGCGTTCGGTCTCACGGAGGAGCAGATCCGCCTCTCCCCCGCTCGCAGCACGCTCACCGTGGGCGGACTGCTCAAGCACGTCACGCTCACCGTCGACGCGTCGTCGGCCCGCGCCGAGGCGGCACCGGCGCTGTTCAGCGATCCGCGACTCGACGCGATGGCCGAGGGCGACGACTTCCGAGTCGGCGACGACGAGACCCTCACCGCGCTGCTCGCCGGCTACGACGCGGCGACCGCGCGCGTCCTGGCGGTCGCGGACGGGGCGGACCTCGACGCGGTCGCGCCCGCACGCCCGGCCCCGTGGTTCCCCGAGGGCTTCGAGGGATGGACGGTGCGCTGGATCCTGCTGCACATCATCGAGGAGGTGGCCCGCCACGCCGGCCACGCCGACATCCTCCGCGAGGAGATCGACGGTGCCACCGGCTACCCGCTCATCGCCGCCGCCGAAGGCCTGGGCGACCTGGGTTTCGTCCAGCCATGGGCCCCCGACCGGGACTGA
- a CDS encoding MerR family transcriptional regulator, with protein MVARTEELARIVGTRGPLPDVAELLAGPAQDGPLTVAELAELVGVSGHTLRYYERIGLVTVDRDGAGHRRYGPRAIARVIFLTRLRLSGMPISDITEYIHLVDGGDATIPARLALLTAHRARTAAQIEELQYSLAVIDYKIATYGGALGDCVAAPDGPAGAPGTVEPHDSQED; from the coding sequence GTGGTCGCAAGAACAGAGGAACTCGCCAGGATCGTCGGCACGCGTGGGCCGCTGCCGGACGTCGCCGAACTGCTCGCCGGGCCGGCGCAGGACGGCCCGCTCACCGTCGCGGAACTGGCGGAGCTGGTGGGCGTCTCGGGCCACACCCTGCGCTACTACGAGCGGATAGGGCTGGTCACCGTCGACCGCGACGGTGCCGGTCACCGCCGCTACGGCCCGCGGGCGATCGCCCGGGTCATCTTCCTGACCCGGCTCCGACTCTCCGGCATGCCGATCTCCGACATCACGGAGTACATCCACCTCGTCGACGGCGGGGACGCCACGATCCCCGCCCGGCTCGCGCTGCTCACGGCCCACCGCGCCCGCACGGCCGCGCAGATCGAGGAGCTGCAGTACTCGCTCGCAGTGATCGACTACAAGATCGCGACCTACGGCGGCGCACTCGGCGACTGCGTCGCCGCCCCGGACGGACCCGCCGGGGCGCCCGGCACCGTCGAACCCCATGACTCCCAGGAGGACTGA
- a CDS encoding aldo/keto reductase yields MLPTRTLGDLRVSALGLGCMGMSHAYGAADPAESRATLEAALAAGVTLYDTADMYGNGANEEFLAPFVQAHRDEIVLATKFGFVNDENARPIGLDGRPERVAGCVDGSLRRLGVDVIDLYYLHRVDPQVPVEETVGAMAEQVAAGKVRTLGLSEASADDIRKAAAVHPIAALQSEYSIFTRDVEDGPLQAAREVGAGLVPFSPLGRGLLTADRKAVAAALGGDDFRQSIPRWQGENLEANLRLVDRIDAIAAELSSAGSTVTAAQVALAWVLAQGDDIVPIPGTTRRKHLGDNLGAATVALTAEQLAELTALSAVGSRLPERTLRQR; encoded by the coding sequence ATGCTCCCCACCCGCACCCTCGGTGACCTGCGCGTCTCCGCCCTCGGCCTCGGCTGCATGGGCATGAGCCACGCCTACGGCGCCGCCGACCCCGCCGAGTCCCGCGCCACGCTCGAGGCGGCCCTCGCCGCGGGCGTGACGCTCTACGACACCGCCGACATGTACGGCAACGGCGCCAACGAGGAGTTCCTCGCCCCGTTCGTGCAGGCGCACCGCGACGAGATCGTGCTCGCCACCAAGTTCGGCTTCGTCAACGACGAGAACGCGCGGCCGATCGGCCTCGACGGCCGGCCGGAGCGGGTGGCCGGGTGCGTCGACGGTTCGCTGCGCCGCCTCGGCGTCGACGTCATCGACCTGTACTACCTGCACCGCGTCGACCCACAGGTGCCCGTCGAGGAGACCGTGGGCGCGATGGCCGAGCAGGTCGCGGCGGGCAAGGTCCGCACGCTCGGGCTCTCCGAGGCCTCCGCCGACGACATCCGGAAGGCCGCCGCCGTGCACCCGATCGCCGCGCTGCAATCCGAGTACTCGATCTTCACCCGCGACGTCGAGGACGGCCCGTTGCAGGCCGCGCGCGAGGTGGGCGCCGGCCTGGTGCCGTTCAGCCCGCTCGGCCGGGGCCTGCTCACGGCCGACCGCAAGGCCGTCGCCGCGGCGCTGGGCGGCGACGACTTCCGCCAGTCGATCCCGCGGTGGCAGGGCGAGAACCTCGAGGCGAACCTGCGGCTCGTCGACCGGATCGACGCCATCGCCGCCGAGCTCTCGTCGGCGGGTTCGACGGTGACCGCCGCCCAGGTCGCGCTCGCGTGGGTGCTGGCGCAGGGCGACGACATCGTCCCGATCCCCGGCACCACGCGACGAAAGCACCTCGGCGACAACCTCGGCGCCGCCACCGTCGCACTCACCGCGGAGCAGCTCGCCGAGCTGACCGCGCTCTCCGCCGTCGGTAGCCGACTACCCGAGCGCACTCTCCGGCAACGCTGA